One segment of Solanum stenotomum isolate F172 chromosome 1, ASM1918654v1, whole genome shotgun sequence DNA contains the following:
- the LOC125871824 gene encoding proteinase inhibitor type-2 CEVI57-like, which yields MALYKVSFLAHLLFLGIFILVSRVEHVNACTKECGNLGYGICPGSEGSPENPICTNCCSGYKGCNYYNANGTFICEGTSNPKNPNTCPLYCDPQIAYSKCPCSEGKTIIYPTGYKDCYYFGQEGEFLCEAESIEPKGCTQECDPRVAYMTCPSSELAKLNEVCVTTTKLIIRDK from the exons ATGGCTCTTTACAAAGTTAGTTTCCTTGCTCACCTACTTTTTCTTG GAATATTTATACTAGTAAGCAGGGTGGAACATGTTAATGCTTGTACGAAAGAATGTGGTAATCTTGGCTATGGGATATGCCCAGGTTCAGAAGGAAGTCCAGAAAATCCAATTTGTACCAATTGTTGTTCGGGCTATAAGGGTTGCAACTATTATAATGCTAATGGAACTTTTATTTGTGAAGGAACGTCTAATCCCAAAAATCCTAACACTTGCCCCTTATATTGTGATCCACAAATTGCCTATTCAAAGTGTCCCTGTTCAGAAGGAAAGACGATAATTTATCCCACGGGGTACAAGGATTGCTACTATTTTGGTCAAGAAGGGGAGTTTCTGTGTGAAGCAGAGAGTATTGAACCCAAGGGTTGTACTCAAGAATGTGACCCCAGAGTTGCTTATATGACTTGCCCATCTTCTGAATTGGCCAAACTTAATGAAGTTTGTGTTACTACAACAAAATTGATTATCAGGGACAAATGA
- the LOC125871905 gene encoding proteinase inhibitor type-2 CEVI57-like, whose amino-acid sequence MFILVSTVEHVNACTKECGNLGYGICPGSEGSPENPICTNCCSGYKGCNYYNANGTFICEGMSNPKNPNTCPLYCDPQIAYSKCPRSEGKTIIYPTGCTTCCTGYKGCYYFGQEGEFVCEGESIEPKGCTQECDPRVAYMTCPSSGLAKLNEVCVNCCTAGEDCKLYEHDGSLLIKSRR is encoded by the coding sequence atGTTTATACTAGTAAGCACGGTGGAACATGTTAATGCTTGTACGAAAGAATGTGGTAATCTTGGCTATGGGATATGCCCAGGTTCAGAAGGAAGTCCAGAAAATCCAATTTGTACCAATTGTTGTTCGGGCTATAAGGGTTGCAACTATTATAATGCTAATGGAACTTTTATTTGTGAAGGAATGTCTAATCCCAAAAATCCTAACACTTGCCCCTTATATTGTGATCCACAAATTGCCTATTCAAAATGTCCCCGTTCAGAAGGAAAGACGATAATTTATCCCACCGGATGTACCACGTGTTGCACGGGATACAAGGGTTGCTACTATTTTGGTCAAGAGGGGGAGTTTGTGTGTGAAGGAGAGAGTATTGAACCCAAGGGTTGTACTCAAGAATGTGACCCTAGAGTTGCTTATATGACTTGCCCATCTTCTGGATTGGCCAAACTTAATGAAGTTTGTGTTAATTGTTGTACCGCAGGAGAGGATTGCAAACTCTATGAACATGATGGATCTTTACTNATTAAAAGCCGCCGATAA
- the LOC125853264 gene encoding proteinase inhibitor type-2-like, producing MAVHKEVSFLAYLLVLGLMALVSAMEHVDAKACTLECGNLGYGICPRSEGSTENPICTNCCAGYKGCNYYSADGTFICEGQSDPKNPKACPRNCDPHIAYSKCPRSRGKTLIYPTGCTTCCTGYKGCYYFGKDGKFVCEGESIEPKACTLECDSRVAYMTCPSSGLAKLNQVCVNCCTAGEGCKLYGYDGSLICTREPAQGYISTI from the exons ATGGCTGTTCACAAAGAAGTTAGTTTCCTTGCTTACCTACTTGTTCTTG GATTAATGGCACTTGTAAGCGCGATGGAACATGTTGATGCGAAGGCTTGTACTTTAGAATGTGGTAATCTTGGTTATGGGATATGCCCACGTTCAGAAGGAAGTACGGAAAATCCCATATGCACCAACTGTTGTGCAGGTTATAAAGGTTGCAATTATTATAGTGCTGATGGGACTTTTATTTGTGAAGGACAATCTGACCCAAAAAACCCAAAAGCTTGCCCCCGAAATTGTGATCCACATATTGCCTATTCAAAATGTCCCCGTTCAAGAGGAAAGACACTAATTTATCCCACAGGATGTACCACATGTTGCACGGGGTACAAGGGTTGCTACTATTTTGGTAAAGACGGCAAATTTGTTTGTGAAGGAGAGAGTATTGAACCCAAGGCATGTACCCTGGAATGTGACTCTAGAGTTGCATATATGACTTGTCCATCTTCTGGATTAGCCAAGTTGAATCAAGTTTGTGTTAATTGTTGCACTGCAGGAGAGGGTTGCAAACTCTATGGATATGATGGATCTTTAATTTGTACTAGGGAGCCAGCTCAGGGCTATATATCTACCATATAA